The Rhododendron vialii isolate Sample 1 chromosome 6a, ASM3025357v1 genome includes a window with the following:
- the LOC131328751 gene encoding uncharacterized protein At4g04775-like: protein MSSSSSTNINYSAYNGDEKCECGRRAVMRPSLTVKNPGRRFLGCINYKKRNGCNFFEWVDPETCPRGLEYAKIMQAKKELERQVEKLKMINEGLETRNLMVEEENEALFVKIADLTEMNVNLAATNEALRAQIGTRKTRQIGTRLWNIIVLVVVTVFVIGVLVSSVKHIPKKKTLYLPKI, encoded by the exons ATGAGCAGCTCAAGTTCTACCAATATCAACTACTCAGCATACAATGGAGATGAAAAATGCGAATGTGGACGGAGGGCAGTGATGAGACCGTCATTGACTGTGAAAAATCCAGGAAGAAGGTTCCTTGGGTGTATCAACTACAAG AAACGAAATGGATGCAATTTCTTTGAGTGGGTAGATCCAGAAACCTGTCCTAGAGGATTGGAATATGCCAAGATAATGCAAGCCAAAAAAGAACTTGAGAGACAAgttgaaaagttgaaaatgattaatgaggggttggaaacaagaaacctaatggtggaagaagaaaatgaagccCTGTTCGTGAAAATAGCAGACTTGACTGAGATGAATGTCAACCTAGCAGCTACTAATGAAGCTCTACGTGCACAGATTGGAACAAGGAAGACTAGACAGATTGGAACACGTCTTTGGAACATTATAGTCCTGGTGGTAGTCACTGTGTTTGTAATTGGTGTGCTTGTGTCAAGTGTGAAGCACATCCCTAAGAAGAAAACTTTGTATCTTCCTAAAATATGA
- the LOC131328750 gene encoding uncharacterized protein LOC131328750 has product MVVGRRVRGIQNVVGRGRGLNGGRGRGVQNEGGRGRGVTRGRGRGFSTASRGRTIGPNSGENTGANNGLVVKRRGPNQGILIGRERAANSQMVLGRGRGVNNGNGSRGGGRGRSGTTGALPGVVITERNPNITVDLGTNKGAKSGKGKEPIVRKVKIPMTRFGGAESIAPRVGLPIPQAASSSAASCGSGSGSGSATMPNTHIPRLDSQGATSTPSTQRSTT; this is encoded by the exons ATGGTGGTGGGAAGAAGAGTAAGAGGAATTCAAAATGTGGTTGGCAGAGGTAGAGGATTGAATGGAGGTAGAGGAAGAGGAGTTCAAAATGAGGGTGGCAGAGGAAGAGGAGTGACTAGAGGTAGAGGAAGAGGGTTCTCCACTGCTAGTAGAG GTAGAACAATAGGTCCTAACAGTGGAGAAAACACTGGTGCAAACAATGGGTTGGTTGTAAAAAGAAGAGGTCCAAATCAGGGTATTCTCATTGGTAGGGAAAGAGCTGCAAATAGTCAAATGGTtcttggaagaggaagaggtgTGAACAATGGGAATGGTAGTAGAGGTGGAGGTAGAGGAAGAAGTGGAACCACTGGTGCACTTCCTGGTGTTGTCATTACAGAAAGAAATCCAAACATTACAGTGGATCTTGGAACAAATAAAGGTGCAAAGAGTGGGAAGGGTAAAGAGCCAATAGTTAGGAAAGTCAAAATACCAATGACAAGGTTTGGAGGTGCAGAATCTATAGCCCCAAGGGTGGGTCTGCCAATACCACAG GCAGCAAGTTCATCTGCAGCATCATGTGGCAGTGGTAGTGGAAGTGGCAGTGCCACAATGCCAAACACTCACATTCCTAGGCTAGACTCCCAAGGAGCAACTTCAACACCAAGTACCCAAAGATCTACCACTTGA
- the LOC131330499 gene encoding probable beta-1,3-galactosyltransferase 2 isoform X2, whose product MSLKSRGADSTSKSVLSRKLTPFLCIGCFLAGMLFTDRMWAVPEAKVTRRRMGIEDERNVEKKESKEILGGVSRRQDAIQTLDKTISNLEMELAAARAAQDLILSGSPISGDLGIYEPDRKRKYLMVIGINTAFSSRKRRDSVRASWMPQGDKLKKLEKEKGIVIRFVIGHSASSGGILDRTIEAEDKKHGDLLRLDHVEGYLELSGKTKKYFATAVALWDAEFYVKVDDDVHVNIATLGSTLVRHRLKPRVYIGCMKSGPVLAHKGARYHEPEYWKFGADGNKYFRHATGQLYAISKDLATYISINQHALHKYANEDVSVGSWFIGLDVKHIDDRRLCCGTPPDCEWKAQAGKICVASFDWSCSGICKSTEKIKEVHRRCGEGDNALWSTVF is encoded by the exons ATGTCTTTGAAGAGCAGAGGAGCTGATTCAACTTCAAAGAGTGTTTTGTCTAGAAAGTTGACTCCTTTTCTATGCATTGGATGCTTCCTTGCTGGGATGCTCTTCACCGACAG GATGTGGGCAGTGCCAGAAGCTAAAGTCACACGAAGGAGAATGGGGATTGAAGATGAAAGG AACGTTGAAAAGAAAGAGTCAAAGGAAATACTTGGGGGAGTTTCGAGGAGACAAGATGCCATACA AACACTTGATAAAACAATTTCAAATTTGGAGATGGAATTAGCTGCTGCAAGGGCTGCACAGGATCTTATCCTTAGTGGTTCTCCCATATCCGGTGACTTGGGGATTTATGAACCtgataggaaaagaaaatatctAATGGTCATAGGTATTAACACTGCTTTTAGCAGCCGGAAGAGAAGAGACTCAGTCCGTGCTAGTTGGATGCCACAAG GTGACAAACTGAAGAAACTCGAGAAAGAAAAGGGTATCGTAATTCGGTTTGTAATAGGTCACAG TGCTTCATCAGGTGGTATTCTTGATAGAACTATTGAAGCAGAAGACAAGAAGCACGGTGATTTATTGAGGCTG GATCATGTCGAAGGGTACCTCGAACTGTCAGGCAAGACAAAGAAGTATTTTGCTACGGCTGTAGCTTTGTGGGATGCGGAGTTCTACGTCAAAGTTGATGATGACGTTCATGTAAATATAG CTACACTAGGATCAACTTTAGTGAGGCATCGTTTGAAACCCCGGGTGTATATTGGATGCATGAAATCTGGTCCAGTCCTTGCTCACAA GGGAGCAAGATATCATGAACCTGAGTACTGGAAATTTGGTGCGGATGGAAACAAGTATTTTCGTCATGCTACTGGGCAGCTATATGCTATTTCAAAAGATTTGGCTACTTATATATCAATCAACCA ACATGCTCTCCATAAGTATGCTAATGAGGATGTCTCCGTGGGATCTTGGTTTATTGGATTGGATGTGAAGCATATAGATGACCGGAGATTATGTTGCGGAACCCCACCTG ATTGTGAGTGGAAAGCTCAGGCAGGCAAAATCTGCGTTGCTTCCTTTGATTGGAGCTGCAGTGGGATTTGCAAGTCCACTGAGAAGATCAAGGAGGTTCACCGACGGTGTGGGGAGGGCGATAATGCTCTGTGGAGTACAGTTTTCTGA
- the LOC131330499 gene encoding probable beta-1,3-galactosyltransferase 2 isoform X1, with amino-acid sequence MSLKSRGADSTSKSVLSRKLTPFLCIGCFLAGMLFTDRMWAVPEAKVTRRRMGIEDERQNVEKKESKEILGGVSRRQDAIQTLDKTISNLEMELAAARAAQDLILSGSPISGDLGIYEPDRKRKYLMVIGINTAFSSRKRRDSVRASWMPQGDKLKKLEKEKGIVIRFVIGHSASSGGILDRTIEAEDKKHGDLLRLDHVEGYLELSGKTKKYFATAVALWDAEFYVKVDDDVHVNIATLGSTLVRHRLKPRVYIGCMKSGPVLAHKGARYHEPEYWKFGADGNKYFRHATGQLYAISKDLATYISINQHALHKYANEDVSVGSWFIGLDVKHIDDRRLCCGTPPDCEWKAQAGKICVASFDWSCSGICKSTEKIKEVHRRCGEGDNALWSTVF; translated from the exons ATGTCTTTGAAGAGCAGAGGAGCTGATTCAACTTCAAAGAGTGTTTTGTCTAGAAAGTTGACTCCTTTTCTATGCATTGGATGCTTCCTTGCTGGGATGCTCTTCACCGACAG GATGTGGGCAGTGCCAGAAGCTAAAGTCACACGAAGGAGAATGGGGATTGAAGATGAAAGG CAGAACGTTGAAAAGAAAGAGTCAAAGGAAATACTTGGGGGAGTTTCGAGGAGACAAGATGCCATACA AACACTTGATAAAACAATTTCAAATTTGGAGATGGAATTAGCTGCTGCAAGGGCTGCACAGGATCTTATCCTTAGTGGTTCTCCCATATCCGGTGACTTGGGGATTTATGAACCtgataggaaaagaaaatatctAATGGTCATAGGTATTAACACTGCTTTTAGCAGCCGGAAGAGAAGAGACTCAGTCCGTGCTAGTTGGATGCCACAAG GTGACAAACTGAAGAAACTCGAGAAAGAAAAGGGTATCGTAATTCGGTTTGTAATAGGTCACAG TGCTTCATCAGGTGGTATTCTTGATAGAACTATTGAAGCAGAAGACAAGAAGCACGGTGATTTATTGAGGCTG GATCATGTCGAAGGGTACCTCGAACTGTCAGGCAAGACAAAGAAGTATTTTGCTACGGCTGTAGCTTTGTGGGATGCGGAGTTCTACGTCAAAGTTGATGATGACGTTCATGTAAATATAG CTACACTAGGATCAACTTTAGTGAGGCATCGTTTGAAACCCCGGGTGTATATTGGATGCATGAAATCTGGTCCAGTCCTTGCTCACAA GGGAGCAAGATATCATGAACCTGAGTACTGGAAATTTGGTGCGGATGGAAACAAGTATTTTCGTCATGCTACTGGGCAGCTATATGCTATTTCAAAAGATTTGGCTACTTATATATCAATCAACCA ACATGCTCTCCATAAGTATGCTAATGAGGATGTCTCCGTGGGATCTTGGTTTATTGGATTGGATGTGAAGCATATAGATGACCGGAGATTATGTTGCGGAACCCCACCTG ATTGTGAGTGGAAAGCTCAGGCAGGCAAAATCTGCGTTGCTTCCTTTGATTGGAGCTGCAGTGGGATTTGCAAGTCCACTGAGAAGATCAAGGAGGTTCACCGACGGTGTGGGGAGGGCGATAATGCTCTGTGGAGTACAGTTTTCTGA
- the LOC131328749 gene encoding uncharacterized protein LOC131328749, translating into MGDLRCTLNTCVGGKVVRGSQSKYLNGVIAEIKVDPDSFTFYELMVNIRQMGYGITDFNGVTEYITVFYRLPMHDTNNGLVELTSHDDMLQMFAVHSGRKYIIIDVYVHCPNVVESDEDCEDQVEVICRETNTTVDPSSVTELGGDLDVGGHVVEHLHGDGVEHIVQESCDEEEVQHIVREGVDAEEMDEGSDSDCEWQPNDDSESSCGSFSGIEESSDEEQEETIPLVGLGNTYNLGSKGDEDLSSDNDDNNLGEDYDEDGKPIFLEFKESYMKNPQLIEGMKFPNVRVFRKLLREYHIKEGYTFTFLKNESTRVTVKCARDCGFRLHASPMYDEKSFQIKKITQMHKCTRIYTNNNATSSWLSQKYITKLVDAPETKVKSMKNIVRREWLINVSHTKVYRAKRKALELIQGDHRKQYLRLWDYCEMIRIQNPNSVTKLNVEKPLPGEGPVFQRMFIGYDAHVKGFLAGCRPIIGLDACFLKGPFGGQLMHATAKDANNQMFPLAFAVVEAETKDSWTWFMENLTDMIGNPEQKGWCFISDRQKGLTETFAQKYPNVEHRYCIRHMYSNFNKLYKGKEWKDLMWGAASVYTVQEFEERMNEIKEIDETAYEWLMREEPTTWARCMYSTRSKCNRMDNNTSEAFNTAIKDARDQPILTMVESIRRYLMTRLQTRLKLCMGWNGNICPRISRRIERTQQLMGESEVMYSGGTIFEVICVPRIYVVDIGQKTCTCKKWDVSGIPCAHGMAAIITDKSDPEDYVDQCFHQSTFARTYSFTIKPIPDQTMWVRTDFDPISPPPFRAKSGRPKKNRRKGPDEPKTTSSGVRKYYTTLKCGQCKQPGHNARTCPHKSTNSTGEQVWSLCFFFCQDYINNL; encoded by the exons ATGGGTGATCTGAGGTGTACTTTGAATACCTGTGTTGGTGGTAAAGTAGTCAGGGGGTCGCAGTCAAAATACTTGAATGGGGTCATTGCAGAAATTAAGGTAGATCCAGATTCCTTCACCTTTTATGAGTTGATGGTTAATATTAGGCAGATGGGGTATGGAATAACAGATTTTAATGGAGTAACAGAATACATAACTGTGTTTTATAGACTTCCAATGCATGACACGAACAATGGATTAGTTGAATTGACTTCTCATGATGATATGCTTCAAATGTTTGCAGTGCATTCTGGTAGGAAGTATATAATAATTGATGTATATGTCCATTGTCCTAATGTGGTAGAATCTGACGAGGATTGTGAGGATCAGGTGGAGGTGATATGTAGAGAGACAAATACTACTGTTGACCCTAGCTCCGTAACTGAATTGGGAGGTGACTTAGACGTAGGAGGACACGTAGTGGAACACCTTCATGGAGATGGAGTTGAACACATAGTTCAAGAAAGCTGTGATGAAGAGGAAGTTCAACATATAGTTCGAGAAGGTGTGGATGCAGAAGAAATGGATGAGGGTAGTGATTCTGACTGTGAGTGGCAGCCCAATGATGATAGTGAAAGTTCTTGTGGATCTTTTAGTGGGATAGAGGAGTCTTCTGACGAAGAACAAGAGGAGACCATTCCTTTGGTAGGTTTAGGAAATACCTACAACCTTGGGAGTAAAGGTGATGAAGATCTTAGTTCTGACAATGACGATAACAACTTGGGAGAGGACTATGATGAAGATGGGAAACCTATTTTTCTTGAGTTTAAAGAGAGTTACATGAAGAACCCCCAACTAATAGAGGGAATGAAGTTTCCTAATGTGCGGGTGTTTAGGAAATTATTGAGGGAATACCACATAAAGGAGGGGTATACATTCACATTTTTGAAGAATGAGTCTACAAGAGTGACTGTAAAGTGTGCACGTGATTGTGGCTTTAGGCTTCATGCCTCTCCAATGTACGATGAGAAAtcctttcaaattaaaaagatAACGCAAATGCATAAATGTACTAGGATTTACACTAATAATAATGCAACCTCATCGTGGCTTTCCCAAAAGTACATAACCAAGCTGGTTGATGCTCCTGAGACTAAAGTCAAATCAATGAAGAACATAGTTAGGAGAGAGTGGCTGATAAATGTTTCACATACCAAAGTCTATAGAGCAAAGAGAAAGGCACTTGAGCTAATTCAAGGAGATCATAGAAAACAATATTTGAGGTTGTGGGACTACTGTGAGATGATTAGGATACAGAACCCAAATAGTGTGACTAAACTGAATGTTGAAAAACCCTTGCCTGGTGAAGGTCCAGTGTTTCAGAGAATGTTCATAGGTTATGATGCACATGTGAAAGGGTTTTTAGCTGGTTGTAGACCTATAATTGGGTTAGATGCATGTTTCTTAAAAGGGCCATTTGGAGGTCAATTGATGCATGCAACTGCAAAGGATGCCAACAATCAGATGTTTCCTTTAGCATTTGCTGTTGTTGAGGCTGAAACAAAAGACAGCTGGACTTGGTTCATGGAAAATCTAACCGACATGATAGGGAATCCAGAGCAAAAGGGTTGGTGCTTCATCTCTGATAGGCAGAAG ggtTTGACAGAAACATTTGCTCAAAAGTACCCTAATGTAGAACATAGGTACTGCATTAGACACATGTACTCAAACTTCAATAAACTGTACAAGGGTAAAGAGTGGAAAGATCTCATGTGGGGGGCTGCATCAGTTTACACAGTGCAGGAGTTTGAGGAGAGGATGAATGAAATTAAAGAGATTGATGAAACTGCATATGAATGGTTGATGAGAGAAGAACCAACAACATGGGCTAGGTGCATGTATAGTACAAGGTCTAAGTGCAATAGAATGGATAACAACACAAGTGAAGCTTTTAATACAGCAATCAAAGATGCAAGAGACCAACCAATTCTGACCATGGTTGAAAGTATTAGAAGATACCTAATGACAAGGTTGCAAACTAGACTTAAGTTGTGTATGGGCTGGAATGGTAATATATGTCCAAGGATTAGTAGGAGAATTGAAAGAACCCAACAACTAATGGGGGAATCTGAGGTTATGTATAGTGGTGGCACCATATTTGAAGTCATTTGTGTACCTAGGATCTATGTGGTGGACATAGGACAGAAAACATGCACTTGCAAGAAATGGGATGTCAGTGGGATACCATGTGCACATGGAATGGCTGCAATCATAACAGATAAAAGTGATCCTGAAGATTATGTTGATCAGTGCTTTCATCAAAGTACTTTTGCAAGGACATACAGCTTCACCATTAAACCAATTCCAGACCAAACAATGTGGGTTCGTACAGACTTTGATCCAATCAGCCCTCCTCCTTTTAGGGCAAAGAGTGgtagacccaaaaaaaatagaaggaaGGGCCCTGATGAGCCAAAAACTACTTCAAGTGGAGTGAGGAAGTATTACACCACCCTAAAGTGTGGACAATGCAAGCAGCCAGGTCACAATGCGAGAACCTGCCCTCACAAGTCAACAAACAGCACTGGTGAACAAGTATGGTcactctgttttttcttttgtcaagaTTACATTAATAATTTGTGA
- the LOC131330497 gene encoding uncharacterized protein LOC131330497, translated as MTYEVLYCIIMSRRLEHIFSKLKILERLMDVQTWHADGWTDQKQVPIINFLVYSPKGSMFLKSVDTSGLIKDADTLLGIFDEVVELVGPKNIVQFVTDNEAAYKAAGKRLQAKHGSFFWSPCAAHCLDLMLENFANPKHLPRIDAVIQQAKKVTRFIYNHAWVVNLMRKDFTNGRDLCRPGITRFATNFLSLQCLLKFKKELHQMFTSDKWVGSRYAKSIAGKEIGMIILEDREFWSECQTVVKVSDPLVRVLRLADSEEKPSMGYLYEAMDKAKEAIKTRLQNGVSLYTPYTRVVDARWDRQLYSPLHAAGCFLNPGIYFRPTFTKQKDVSRGLVMAITVLVPDNFMQEKISEQLEEYKQSTGHFGMSLAIRQRERLNPVAWWEQFGNDCRDLQSFAIRILSQCCSATGCERNWSTFEFIHSKKRNRLEHKRLNDLVFVRYNLKLRERNISRRKDAFDPISLDNIDVIGDWISEEPSLLAGEDLGWELVEPPSLENLTLVDEPCFDDGEDNLPAQNESQYDWVGDGSFYFGGEQDPYNYVQ; from the exons ATGACTTACGAGGTACTCTACTGCATAATAATGTCCAGGAGATTAGAACATATCTTCTCGAAATTGAAAATTCTTGAAAGACTTATGGATGTTCAGACATGGCATGCAGATGGATGGACTGATCAAAAACAAGTTCCAATCATAAACTTTCTCGTTTATAGTCCTAAAGGCAGCATGTTTTTGAAGTCGGTTGACACATCGGGCCTCATTAAGGATGCGGACACCTTACTTGGTATTTTTGACGAAGTAGTTGAACTTGTTGGGCCAAAAAACATTGTGCAATTTGTGACTGATAATGAAGCTGCTTATAAAGCGGCGGGAAAAAGATTGCAAGCAAAGCATGGAAGCTTTTTTTGGTCTCCTTGTGCAGCCCATTGCCTAGACTTGATGTTGGAGAATTTCGCCAATCCGAAGCACTTGCCCCGTATTGATGCTGTCATTCAACAAGCAAAAAAAGTCACAAGGTTCATCTATAATCATGCGTGGGTTGTTAACTTGATGAGGAAAGATTTCACTAATGGAAGAGATTTGTGTCGCCCTGGGATTACAAGGTTTGCAACAAATTTTCTAAGTCTCCAATGTTTGCTTAAATTCAAGAAAGAGCTTCATCAAATGTTCACTAGTgataagtgggttgggtctcgTTATGCCAAAAGTATTGCGGGGAAAGAGATTGGTATGATTATCTTGGAAGATAGAGAGTTTTGGTCGGAATGTCAAACTGTGGTGAAAGTTAGTGATCCATTGGTTAGGGTTCTCCGTCTTGCAGATAGTGAAGAGAAGCCTTCTATGGGTTATTTGTATGAGGCCATGGATAAGGCGAAAGAGGCTATCAAAACAAGGTTGCAAAACGGGGTTTCATTGTACACTCCGTATACTAGGGTGGTCGATGCTAGATGGGATAGACAGCTTTATAGTCCTCTTCATGCTGCCGGTTGCTTTCTTAATCCTGGAATTTATTTCAGGCCTACTTTCACCAAGCAAAAAGATGTTTCTAGAGGATTGGTCATGGCTATTACAGTCTTGGTGCCCGACAATTTTATGCAAGAAAAAATAAGTGAACAACTTGAAGAATATAAGCAGTCAACAGGTCACTTTGGTATGTCCCTTGCAATTCGTCAACGAGAGAGGCTCAATCCAG TTGCATGGTGGGAGCAATTTGGGAACGATTGTCGAGACTTACAAAGTTTTGCAATTCGGATCCTTAGTCAATGTTGTAGTGCAACAGGATGCGAAAGAAATTGGAGTACGTTTGAGTTCATCCACTCTAAGAAAAGAAATAGACTAGAACACAAAAGATTGAATGATCTTGTGTTTGTTCGTTACAACTTGAAACTTCGAGAAAG GAATATTAGCCGAAGGAAGGATGCTTTTGACCCGATTAGTCTTGACAACATAGATGTAATAGGGGATTGGATATCTGAAGAACCTTCTCTACTTGCTGGAGAGGATCTTGGGTGGGAGCTTGTTGAACCACCATCACTTGAGAATCTAACGTTGGTTGATGAGCCTTGCTTTGATGATGGCGAAGACAACCTTCCAGCTCAAAATGAGAGTCAATATGATTGGGTTGGCGATGGAAGTTTTTACTTTGGAGGAGAACAAGATCCTTATAACTATGTTCAATGA
- the LOC131330498 gene encoding heterodimeric geranylgeranyl pyrophosphate synthase small subunit, chloroplastic-like produces the protein MARALSHYNGKSSFLSLSRSNPCHPSPSPFFTFKPMMVTMAHNSQSSSYWASIEEEIEDHLKQAIPVRPPTAVFEPMNCLVFAAPKTKAPALCVASCELVGGRRAEAMDAASALHLMHSAAYTHENLPLTDRPDAKPMIHHAYNPNIELLTGDGIVPFGFELLARDVGPAQNNLDQVLRVIVEITRAIGSRGIVHGQYNEIQGTQSDDGELCNDEWIEYVCKKKEGELHACGAACGAILGGGSEDEIEGLRKYGLYVGMIYGILNGVGRKEKGLVEVVEKLRALALEELESFKGSSNVESISSLVEVNIFNV, from the coding sequence ATGGCAAGAGCTCTCTCACACTACAATGGCAAATCtagtttcctttctctctctagatcaaATCCCTGCCACCCATCACCCTCACCATTCTTTACTTTCAAGCCCATGATGGTCACTATGGCCCACAACAGCCAATCATCTTCTTACTGGGCCTCCatagaagaagaaattgaggaCCATCTCAAGCAGGCCATCCCGGTCCGGCCACCAACCGCCGTCTTCGAGCCCATGAACTGCCTAGTCTTTGCCGCACCAAAAACCAAGGCCCCGGCCCTATGCGTCGCCTCTTGCGAGCTTGTTGGAGGCCGTCGGGCCGAAGCCATGGATGCAGCTTCCGCACTCCACCTAATGCATTCGGCGGCCTATACCCACGAAAACCTTCCTCTAACAGACAGGCCCGATGCCAAGCCCATGATCCATCACGCTTATAACCCAAACATAGAGCTTCTCACAGGTGatggaattgtaccatttgggtTTGAGTTATTGGCCCGTGATGTTGGCCCGGCCCAAAACAATCTTGATCAGGTCTTACGGGTGATCGTTGAGATCACACGTGCCATAGGCTCACGGGGGATTGTCCACGGCCAATACAACGAGATCCAGGGAACTCAATCTGACGATGGAGAATTATGCAATGACGAGTGGATTGAATATGTGTGCAAGAAGAAGGAAGGTGAGCTGCACGCGTGTGGGGCCGCATGCGGGGCCATACTAGGAGGTGGAAGTGAGGATGAGATAGAGGGGTTGAGAAAGTATGGGCTTTATGTTGGCATGATATACGGGATTTTAAATGGGGtgggaagaaaagagaagggatTGGTGGAAGTGGTAGAGAAATTGAGAGCATTGGCTCTTGAGGAATTGGAAAGTTTCAAGGGTAGTAGTAATGTTGAGTCAATTTCTAGTCTTGTTGAAGTTAATATTTTCAATGTTTGA
- the LOC131330500 gene encoding CASP-like protein 2D1, whose amino-acid sequence MRGFGENIPTLKLLDFSLRLFVIPLSVASIWLTVTNQQDNSTYGKLGFSNLKSLRYMVCISAISAGYALVAAVSSWVKCLVTKAWVFFVSDQVVAYLLVTSGAAVMEILYLAYKGDRIVTWSEACSSYGSFCSRLIVALVLHALALCCFFVLAVISAYRVFSMFEPPLPSKEAEEQT is encoded by the exons atgaGAGGTTTTGGAGAAAATATACCCACCCTCAAGCTCCTGGATTTCTCTCTAAGGTTGTTTGTGATTCCTCTGAGCGTTGCTTCCATTTGGTTAACTGTGACCAATCAGCAGGATAACAGCACTTATGGGAAGCTGGGTTTCAGCAATCTCAAAAGCCTCAG aTACATGGTGTGCATCAGTGCCATTTCTGCTGGGTATGCTCTTGTTGCTGCTGTCTCCTCTTGGGTCAAATGCTTAGTGACTAAAGCATGGGTTTTCTTTGTTTCTGACCAG GTTGTGGCTTACTTACTCGTCACATCAGGGGCAGCAGTGATGGAGATTCTATACTTGGCTTATAAAGGTGATAGAATAGTCACATGGAGTGAAGCCTGCAGTTCCTATGGAAGCTTCTGCAGTAGATTGATTGTAGCTTTGGTTCTCCATGCCTTGGCCCTTTGCTGTTTCTTTGTTTTAGCTGTGATCTCAGCTTACAGGGTTTTCAGCATGTTTGAGCCTCCTCTTCCTTCCAAAGAGGCTGAAGAACAAACTTGA
- the LOC131330499 gene encoding probable beta-1,3-galactosyltransferase 2 isoform X3, with translation MKQNVEKKESKEILGGVSRRQDAIQTLDKTISNLEMELAAARAAQDLILSGSPISGDLGIYEPDRKRKYLMVIGINTAFSSRKRRDSVRASWMPQGDKLKKLEKEKGIVIRFVIGHSASSGGILDRTIEAEDKKHGDLLRLDHVEGYLELSGKTKKYFATAVALWDAEFYVKVDDDVHVNIATLGSTLVRHRLKPRVYIGCMKSGPVLAHKGARYHEPEYWKFGADGNKYFRHATGQLYAISKDLATYISINQHALHKYANEDVSVGSWFIGLDVKHIDDRRLCCGTPPDCEWKAQAGKICVASFDWSCSGICKSTEKIKEVHRRCGEGDNALWSTVF, from the exons ATGAAG CAGAACGTTGAAAAGAAAGAGTCAAAGGAAATACTTGGGGGAGTTTCGAGGAGACAAGATGCCATACA AACACTTGATAAAACAATTTCAAATTTGGAGATGGAATTAGCTGCTGCAAGGGCTGCACAGGATCTTATCCTTAGTGGTTCTCCCATATCCGGTGACTTGGGGATTTATGAACCtgataggaaaagaaaatatctAATGGTCATAGGTATTAACACTGCTTTTAGCAGCCGGAAGAGAAGAGACTCAGTCCGTGCTAGTTGGATGCCACAAG GTGACAAACTGAAGAAACTCGAGAAAGAAAAGGGTATCGTAATTCGGTTTGTAATAGGTCACAG TGCTTCATCAGGTGGTATTCTTGATAGAACTATTGAAGCAGAAGACAAGAAGCACGGTGATTTATTGAGGCTG GATCATGTCGAAGGGTACCTCGAACTGTCAGGCAAGACAAAGAAGTATTTTGCTACGGCTGTAGCTTTGTGGGATGCGGAGTTCTACGTCAAAGTTGATGATGACGTTCATGTAAATATAG CTACACTAGGATCAACTTTAGTGAGGCATCGTTTGAAACCCCGGGTGTATATTGGATGCATGAAATCTGGTCCAGTCCTTGCTCACAA GGGAGCAAGATATCATGAACCTGAGTACTGGAAATTTGGTGCGGATGGAAACAAGTATTTTCGTCATGCTACTGGGCAGCTATATGCTATTTCAAAAGATTTGGCTACTTATATATCAATCAACCA ACATGCTCTCCATAAGTATGCTAATGAGGATGTCTCCGTGGGATCTTGGTTTATTGGATTGGATGTGAAGCATATAGATGACCGGAGATTATGTTGCGGAACCCCACCTG ATTGTGAGTGGAAAGCTCAGGCAGGCAAAATCTGCGTTGCTTCCTTTGATTGGAGCTGCAGTGGGATTTGCAAGTCCACTGAGAAGATCAAGGAGGTTCACCGACGGTGTGGGGAGGGCGATAATGCTCTGTGGAGTACAGTTTTCTGA